A single region of the Vicia villosa cultivar HV-30 ecotype Madison, WI linkage group LG4, Vvil1.0, whole genome shotgun sequence genome encodes:
- the LOC131596542 gene encoding cysteine-rich receptor-like protein kinase 29 codes for MVMPISSLLCSLQILLIITLISQTIAIVVYDKINNSHYMCDQTNNKANYTANSTYHKNLNTVLTTLTSNTDINYGFYNFSFGKNKDRVYSIGLCRGDLLPNDCRSCLNGSRDNLTSVCPNQREAIFWSENERCMLRYSDRLIFGIMEDVPRFVSDNFEDSVVGYSSNIVVTYLLNDLTSIAAEGDSRMKYAAGNLPGPKGEIIYGLVQCTPDLSETKCNSCLVESLQQIQSCCKGKIGGRVVRPSCNMRFETSFQFYEPGASPPSPLSHPPNTTGSTTISIAIAVPVAIVVLVFIFLFIYLKKRKSKKKFEEIQEEDQDDKIEISDSLQFNFNTISNATNDFLVSNKLGEGGFGIVYKGQLFNGQEIAIKRLSRDSGQGDLEFKNEVLLVARLQHRNLVRLLGFCLEGRERLLVYEFVHNKSLDYFIFDHAKRGQLYWEMRYKIILGIARGILYLHEDSRLRIIHRDLKASNILIDAEMNPKIVDFGMARLFSVGQTQKNTNRIVGTYGYMAPEYAMHGEFSVKSDVFSFGILVLEIVSSMKNNGVRDGENIEYLSSFAWRNWKDGTSTNTIDPTLNNDSHNEIMRCIHIGLLCVQENVVSRPTMNFVLVIVEAVKRQATKDLEIFIRELSCPQRLVIPNRRSTDS; via the exons ATGGTTATGCCTATTTCTTCATTACTTTGCTCTCTTCAAATTCTCTTAATCATAACTTTGATATCGCAAACAATAGCTATAGTTGTATATGACAAAATAAACAATTCCCACTATATGTGTGATCAAACCAACAACAAAGCTAACTACACAGCCAATAGCACCTACCACAAAAACCTCAACACAGTTTTAACCACTCTAACTTCCAACACAGATATCAACTACGGTTTCTACAATTTTTCATTCGGCAAAAACAAAGACAGAGTCTATTCAATTGGACTCTGTCGAGGCGATCTTTTGCCAAATGATTGTCGCAGTTGTCTCAACGGCTCAAGAGACAATCTCACAAGCGTTTGTCCAAATCAAAGAGAAGCAATTTTTTGGTCTGAAAATGAAAGATGCATGTTGCGTTACTCCGACCGTTTAATATTTGGTATCATGGAAGATGTTCCTAGGTTCGTTTCAGATAACTTCGAAGATTCAGTTGTTGGTTATTCGTCAAATATAGTTGTTACATATTTGTTGAATGATTTAACAAGTATAGCTGCGGAAGGTGATTCTAGGATGAAATATGCTGCTGGAAATTTACCTGGTCCTAAGGGCGAGATTATATATGGTTTGGTTCAGTGTACACCTGATTTGTCTGAAACTAAGTGCAATTCATGTTTAGTTGAGAGTCTTCAACAAATTCAAAGTTGTTGTAAGGGTAAGATTGGTGGAAGAGTTGTTAGGCCTAGTTGTAATATGAGATTTGAAACATCTTTTCAATTTTATGAACCTGGAGCATCACCGCCATCACCACTGTCTCATCCGCCCAACACTACCG GAAGTACTACCATTAGCATCGCTATAGCTGTGCCAGTTGCTATTGTTGTTTTGGTCTTCATTTTTCTCTTCATCTATTTGAAAAAAAGGAAgtcaaagaaaaagtttgaag aaattcaagaagaagatcAAGACGACAAAATTGAAATATCTGATTCACTACAATTCAACTTCAACACCATAAGCAATGCTACAAATGACTTCCTTGTTTCTAATAAACTCGGAGAAGGAGGATTCGGAATTGTTTACAAg ggTCAACTTTTCAATGGACAAGAGATTGCTATCAAAAGGTTATCAAGAGATTCTGGACAAGGCGATTTGGAGTTTAAAAATGAGGTGCTTTTAGTGGCTAGACTTCAACACCGTAATTTAGTTAGACTACTCGGCTTTTGTCTAGAAGGAAGAGAGAGATTACTTGTATATGAGTTTGTTCATAACAAAAGTCTCGATTATTTCATTTTTG ATCACGCTAAGAGAGGACAATTGTATTGGGAAATGCgttacaaaattattttaggTATTGCTCGAGGAATTCTTTATCTTCATGAAGATTCTCGACTACGGATTATTCACCGTGATCTCAAAGCAAGTAACATTCTGATAGATGCAGAGATGAATCCTAAGATAGTCGATTTTGGTATGGCAAGACTTTTTAGTGTGGGCCAAACTCAGAAAAACACAAATAGAATTGTGGGAACCTA TGGATATATGGCACCTGAATATGCAATGCATGGAGAATTTTCAGTGAAGTCAGATGTCTTCAGTTTTGGTATATTGGTTCTTGAAATTGTAAGTAGTATGAAAAATAATGGTGTTCGTGACGGAGAAAATATAGAGTATCTCTCTAGCTTT GCATGGAGAAATTGGAAGGACGGGACGTCAACAAATACTATAGATCCCACATTAAATAATGATTCACATAATGAAATAATGAGATGCATTCATATTGGTTTACTTTGTGTTCAAGAGAATGTAGTAAGCAGACCAACAATGAATTTTGTTTTAGtaattgttgaagcggtaaagcggcaagcaacaaaagatttggaaatatttatccgggaattatcgtgtccacagagattggtgataccgaaccgccgttcgacggattcttag